The genomic stretch GGTCGACCCGGCCGACCCCGCGGTCGTGCAGCTGGCGGCCGACCTGGTCGCGACCATGCGCGTCTCGCCCGGCTGCGTCGGCCTGGCCGCCCCGCAGGTCGGGGTCGGGGTCCAGCTCTTCGCGGTGGACGTGACCGGTCACGCCAAGGCCGCCACCACCCACGGCACATTCGTGCTGTGCAACGCGAAGGTCATCGAGGCCAGCCGCTGGAAGGCCGGGCGTGAGGGCTGCATGTCGGTGCCCGACCTGACCGGCGACGTGAAGCGGGCCGGCCGCGTGGTGGTCGTGGCGACCCTGCCCGGAACCGGTGAAGAGGTCACCGTCACCACCGACGCTTTCGAGGCGCGGGCGCTGCAACACGAGATCGACCACTGCGCCGGAAAGCTTTTTCTCGACCGTGTCGCCGGGGCACACGCCATCTACCAGCGTAAGGTCTACCTTTAGCGCTTTTGTTGTGAGTACGTGTCGCATAACCCCGGCGCGTCGTGACCATGTCGTGGACGCTCGGGTTTACCGTGGGCCCCACTATGCGAACGACGGTTGGTCCCCTTCCCTCCGCCGTCTACTGGCGGCGTCGTGCGGTCGTGCTGGGCGCGGTGTTGCTCGGCCTCATTGTGCTGTTCGTCTCGTGTTCGGGCGGTGACGACGACAAGGGCCAGAAACAGGGGCAAACACCGTCGTCGAACTCGTCGCAACTTCCGACGCCCGCGCCCGGCACACCCGAGCCATCGTTCCTGGACGGTCGGCCCGGCAACAACGGCCCCTCGCTGCCGGCCCCGGGCGACCTGCAGACTCAGCCCGGCGGCGCCGACGAGACGCTCCCGCCCACCGGCGGCTCGGGCGACGCCACGGGCCAGAACAACAACGTCACCGCGCCCGCCGACGGGTCCTGCGCCGACGGCGAGCTGGCGGTCACCCCGATCCCCGCGTCGACCAACATCAAGCGCGGCCAGTCGGTCCAGATCGAACTCAAGATCAAAAACACGAGCCGGCGTACGTGCTCTCGTGACGTGGGCGCCGATCCGCAGGAGCTCTACATCGACCAGGGCGGGCGCAAGTACTGGTCGTCCGACACGTGCAGCACGGCCAAGGGCGGTGACGTCCGGCAGCTCCCGCCCGGCCAGGAACTGACGTACAAGGTCACCTGGAACGGCCGCCAGTCGAGCACCTGCACCGGCGGCTCCCCGGCCGGCCCGAACCCGCCACCCGGGCAGTTCGAGCTGCGGGCCCGCCTCGGCACGCTGGTGAGCAACCCGGTCGTGCTGACCATCTCGGCCTGAGTGGTCGCCGCGCTCGAGCTCTACCTGGACGTGGACGCCACCCGCCGGGTCCGCGCCCTGTGGCGTGCCCTGGAGGCCGAGGGCATCCCGACCTTGGCGTCGCTGCTGAACGACAAGCACCGCCCGCACGTCTCGCTGGCCGCGGCCCGTACGCTCGAGCCGTCCACGATCGTCGAAGCGCTCGACGGCTTGACCGTGGGACGCGGCCTGACCCTTGAG from Paractinoplanes brasiliensis encodes the following:
- a CDS encoding adhesin; its protein translation is MRTTVGPLPSAVYWRRRAVVLGAVLLGLIVLFVSCSGGDDDKGQKQGQTPSSNSSQLPTPAPGTPEPSFLDGRPGNNGPSLPAPGDLQTQPGGADETLPPTGGSGDATGQNNNVTAPADGSCADGELAVTPIPASTNIKRGQSVQIELKIKNTSRRTCSRDVGADPQELYIDQGGRKYWSSDTCSTAKGGDVRQLPPGQELTYKVTWNGRQSSTCTGGSPAGPNPPPGQFELRARLGTLVSNPVVLTISA
- the def gene encoding peptide deformylase; translated protein: MTSPIAWDGPEGNVLPVVTAPATVLSTVGDEVDPADPAVVQLAADLVATMRVSPGCVGLAAPQVGVGVQLFAVDVTGHAKAATTHGTFVLCNAKVIEASRWKAGREGCMSVPDLTGDVKRAGRVVVVATLPGTGEEVTVTTDAFEARALQHEIDHCAGKLFLDRVAGAHAIYQRKVYL